The segment tcaaataaagCAAAAGCTGGTTAAGATTTTAGTTCTAAAACAATCAGAGATTTGGAACCGTGAAAAGAATGAAAggagcaaaaataaaaaacctgAACTGGCTCAACACTGTGAGATCTGCAGTCCCATACACGTAACGAACGATCGAACCCAGCTGATACAACTACAGCTGATGTATCACTGAACTTAACCGCATTGACCTGACAAGATCATTGCCCCACAAAACAATAAgaagaatttataaaatttaaacacaaGCTGAATCTTAGATTCTGACATGTATACCTCGCCGTCGTGACCACGGAACTTACGGATGACGCGTCCGGTCGAAACATCCCAATAATAAACTTGTCTATCACCACCACATGAACAAAACTTGGCATTGTCTCTGTcatcaaatcaaaaaaaaaaaaaaaaatcaaatcactgaAACATAAAATGAACAAACACACTCATCATATGAGCTTCCACTAATATAATCAATCACACTTGACATTAACGATATATAAAGCTCCTAAATTCGAATTTTCTTATCCTACTGGATCCAGTAATCTTCTGAACTATTATAGCTTGAATTGGAATCAATCTACTTCAAATTAACCTAAAATTCAAATTAGTAATGTGACAATGAGGAAGGGATGAAGTTCATTACGAAGTAACATGAACGTCGCGGACTTCGCGGCCGTGGGATTTGTAGGTCTTGATTAGGATTCCACGGTGCGGGTTCCAGAGGCGTATGGTTCGATCCTTTCCGCATGTGAGTGCGTAGTTTCCGTCGCCGTTAAACCTCGCCGCTAAAACCGCCCCTTCGTGGCCTTTCAGCAAGTTCGCCTCTTTCGTCGGCAGCTCCGTCGTTGCTGCGctcatctctttttttctcaGCCTGAAAGTTACAGTCACGTTTCCACGTAATGGGCTTATAGTAGAAAATAGACTTAATAGATAGTTTCTATCCAAGCCCATTATGGTTGGGCTCATCATCAACATGGCAATAGTTTCGAGTATTTGGATTTTGCTACCAAATTATGATGATGATACATAACACTTTTTgctaaattttatacaaattagTAACGATTAACGacaaattaaaaagtatattgtattttatagttatatttaaaaccattatacattatttttaaagttttcagacaaaaaaaactctctaaaacaaatacttgttatattttaatatataaaacctCTAAAAACATCAATAATTTCTTGCATTATTGTTCGTTACGTAATGGATACGTATACGTAAGACAGAGAGATGCATGACAATAAAAGCTAATTAATTAACCACGATCGTTTGTGATAGTTAATAACAACAGTTAAACGAGCGAAAACCTCTCATCTCCCTCTTTACATTcacactatatatataatctggTCAAGTCACTCACTATCACCGCTTaatattagaagaaaaaaaaagcaatggCCACTCACACTGCTTCAAAGCTTTCTCTCCTCACGTTTCTAACAGTTTCATATCTCATATCGACCGtccacatcatcatcatcgctgAGGCAAGAAATCTACTCACCGCAACGGTGGCTGCCGATCATTCCGGCGCAGGGAACCTAATAGAATGCTGGAACGCGGCCTTGGAGCTTAAGTCTTGCACCGACGAGATAGTCAAGTTCTTCATTAGCCGTAACGGTACGGCTGAACCGGGTGTATCCGCTGGAATTGATAAAGATTGTTGCGGAGCTATTGGGTTGATTGTGAAAGAGTGTCGGTCCGTTATGTTTACTTCTTTAGGGCTTACCACTATGGAAGGGAATATGATTAGTGAGTATTGTGGTTTTCAGGCAGAGAAGCCGATATTCTCCCCGTCTCCGTCGCCGGAAACTCTGGTTTTATCTCCGGTTTAAGTTAAATATCCGGGACTTgattgaaataataatatatggttcttttttatttatgctattaaaagttcataaaaatTGAACTATGTTTTGTGTTCTTATATATGCAAAACCTGCGTAAgattttctagttttttttatgCTTTCAGTTTGATTTTAAACAAACGAATCAAAAGGTTTATTTTTAACATGCCTAACAATTAACATGCGAAGCATGTACACTTGATTTCTCAATTCCACGGCCAAAAAAACGTTGATGTAATCAGATTGGATCCACCATAACAAACTACGCTTGTGGCCAATTTCCACGATTTTTACGTATAACCAATCACCAAACCGGAAGTAcaccctgaaaaaaaaaatctaaaccgGAATCTCAACTCATCTCCCATTTTATTTGCTTCCCTGGGTTAAATCATATCCAAGCTCGTCCTCATGTATTAATCTCTGGAGTCTAGACTCACCTGATGGTTTCTCCTGCAAACTAGTCAGTACTTAGTGGACAAGCTTATTCTACCACAATAGTGTTCCAAGAACCTAGAATTTAAAGTAATTCGTTCTTCCTCTTTGTTTTTGGTGTACATGTTAATTTTGTTCTTCCTCTTGCTTATAAGTGTGTTtttgttatgtaccagattgtgatcgacataaccggaccgaccaggaccgtaccgaccgcaggagataatgcttatcgactgttgtacttatccacttaggataaacacgacctgatgtatatatatatgtaagacccctggtcgagattaataatagaaacaagtttccccacttagttttacaacacgttatcagcacgatacgtTCTCTAAAACCCGAGCTACCCAAAACcaccaaaaaccctaaaaacggcgcatcttaaaatcgctctatctctccaaccgtaaggatccagacgacgagccacatatcaaatcgaagctctcGACGAAACCAAACCAACGCCGTGAACCTCGTGTTAATCTGATCTCAGACGCTCCCTCACGCTCTGTTTCAATACGCGCCGCCAgtaaccctaaaaaccctaatttcggcacaacttcaaatcgatcgatctcttcaaccatgaggaaccagacgacgagtaatatatcaaattaaagctcttgacgagacgaatctaACGCCGTCGGCCTCGCCTCTATCTGACTCCGGACGCGTCCTCACGCTctattctaagacgcgccgtcaagtgacctaaaaccctgaaattctaaaactcattcgacgacttcaaaccgttcgttctctcaaaccgtaagaaaccagacgacgtgtaatatatcaaattgaagctcttgacgtgaAGAATCCATCGCCGCAAACCTCGTATCAATCCGATCTCAAACGCGCCCTCAAGGTTTCTAAAGATACAAGAGGTTTTTGCTCAACCTAAGACACGCGACCAGCTCCTGATCCgttccggtcatgcagttcgcgatccgacttgttccagctctcggtggtccaaatctacacttcaaagttctaaaggtaaactttgaaacctaaaagaactcataatcgaacatggttgattgataaaggaatgaccattaaaattttgcaaaaccccaaatcaaaccctagcaaagattaataggtccaaacccttccatgagtaaatcgaaactcttaaaccaaaagttcgatatgagattgttttacaattaaaatcaaaaccacaatggtttctgaatctcaaaacctctttgatcttaatgatcaaatcgataaaacctagaaatcgatcaatcccctttaaaatctaaatctgaTCGATTTCATCAACTTGAAATTCGATTGTCTACTTGATTGTTTGatagaaaatttcgaaaatataaaatttccatttatagaaagtttcgaaaatagaaagtttccatttatagaaagtttcgaaaatataaagtttccatttttagaaagtttccatttttagaaagtttccttttatagaaatttctttttatagaattttatgggAAACTTCTCtgattcattgatcatctagaaatgttttctaagattgcatCATAACTTCGATTATTTTGCTTGCAtcaatacttaaaaaaaaaaaaaaaaaaaaaaaaaaaaattatttttttggtgcGTGTGATAAGAAGTattgatatgaataataaaattttctaaaaagattacttaacataaattaagacctgttttggataatgtgatttcagatgtcgaatttcgAAACTTCAGATTATACTACCCTAAAATCTTTATGGAGATAATTGATTGAAAATGGCAAATGAACACTTCAGTAGTCTTGATGTCAAGAGGACTCAGACAGTGTATTAATCAAGGTAATTATGTAactgaaagtgaaaaaaaaataaagccatAACAATTATGTGCTATCATCTCACTAAGGATCTGAGAGAGAGCAGTATGAAAATACTAGGGATCCTTATGACCTCTGGTCAAAACAAAACTTCAGATTCTCAATGGTATTATGGCAAAAGGCCATAGATGAATGAAAGATTCTCAGGTTCTAGGATTTTGAATCCGTGGACAAATATCATTCTGCTCaaatgagaatcacctatagtttTTAAACTATGTGCTGAAGTGGTAACAGAAGAGGACttattttatatgaactattCCACATTTCATTCAAAGGATATGTTGTTATCACATAAGTCTAAAAGGTTTCACGACCTATAAAGACTTATTATCATGCCTATTGGCAGCCGAGCAAAGAAAGCAGAAAATTCGAGATACCATCAACTGATTGATAAAATTCAGTAAACATACATTGAGAAACAAGACAATGATATGAAACCTCCTGAAAACATTGAggatgaaaatgatatataagaaaaaccTGAGGAAGCcgtatggaaaatataaattgtgagGTTGGCTTACACATTGATTAAAGAATCAAAGATtcagacattctgatttcatgttttatgttttgatttgatttgcttgtcatttataaaatatatagcaatAATAAAAGTTGATTCTGGTCTTATATTATCTTGCTTGATTGGCTTGATAATtccttgattgataaatgacaaatgaaaatttagaaaatgagtatagtaattaaaaatcatccgaccaaaggcattgcctaaaagggacatgaattattcacccaaataaaagtcccatttgagttataaaattttgaaaagtgaatggtttccacattgaaccaatgggcaaaggaaatataagttccttaagattataaagaaagtaaaaattgcccaaggcataaaaatggtcgagactgtactcccaactgatctaaactatgctaaaatatcagtatgataaaggcaaaaggcctaggtaaccagataggttgaccacgaaattttatacactttatggcatgactggactagccatccaggtctttaaaattgatgcaaagattgatatcgagaaaaggcacaaaagagttatcccatagaatctcacgttgtgtaacatgtacacaagggaaactcaataggctataatgttccaagtatctaaaagatttataagcatgttcatgagggggagaaatgacactcccgtggtacatgaacaacactaaaaatccgagtgatatggtctatgaccatgatagaacttggccgaattctttgtgatacaaagatcactagctaatgcttgggaacacatggatttacatgtaataaaaatatgcatcaggccatataaagtgagcatagatattcccatctaaagatgataaagggtcatgatccagacatagaccatcctaagagattatgtttagaccaccacaataatatgtgccgtctaggatggaacctcataagaagatgagataagattgggaatatatgttggatatgagaaagctttctcccacgattttataagaaaccttgagccaaatatgggtgatcagattaaggcaaGGTTCACGGATTGtatgattaaatccgactatccaacatcagggggagaaagaaataagctggtacaagtataaagaaatggaatgatATTAatcatccttgtcttggcaagatcctcggaccagagaatatgatttaagacgtccaaagaaagatcatacaaagctagctaaaagaatgccagacagattagacccgaaaagaaaagaaaaagaatgactaagtcataccagcttaagcaccacgaaattaatgtcctagaagagacataatcaagttgctatagagtctaaagatagaccaatatgttccataagataaggaacctcagaaatgaaaagaaaggtgcatagaaatgacatatctgaggtcataagagaaaccagaccagacattgagataaggctgcgcagctaaacatctaagataccagaccatgtagtttgggacgccaaactgcaaggtaaatgaaggttcttagtaagaatgaaatctctaatcgattagttcatgtctggaacacaatggaacactataaaagaagtgtcgacacataaaagataaagatgcataaggaaatagcacttgagtttaaaagatataagcgaggatcagaacccacgagaatacaagaatgcattcatagactaaagaaaaccgtgggggttcaaagaaagattcaaagaatctataaaagagatgggtgtattggccatatatagaaacatcatctgataagataaaaccagtgaaaataGGTtttgtgtgggaaaggaaaagaaatcgtgagacatggactaaggtgttcatattcctatttaaagtatcaaggaatggcttgattacacaaggatgctcacagagaccaaaggaacagattataaggagatatactcctatgtggtggatgctactacaaattcgaaaaggtctggatataagtagaaagaaatgtagtaagtagcatattgatcactggataaagaaatgataaaagtatcaaaaagatgagaagaaattctcatagaatagttttgttcctaagctattcatggactgaaacaaggCAGCTGCGAATgatagactaagaaaataattagtacAACCAGTCCATATATCCctatagaggatattataattccttgtgttatgtttataacaaaccaacctaaagagaggttcaatgatttcaatgatacaagttatcaatTTGATTAAACAGGCTATGTCTTACATATGGTAAAACTGCAGAAATTATCATAGCCGTGTGAGTGTGTGAATGATTAAGTCAGCACGCCTAAAGTGAGAACCATAATCTAAGATAGTGACCAGAAGCATACCTGGTCGTGGCTTAATAAGTATAGTATTGCTAAAGGCAAGAAAAGATCGATAGCTATGTATAAAAGACATGAGTGCATTTGACTGCGAATTCATAGTTTGATGAGTTCCATTgcagcaaataattatttatggtttTACCTTAGACACTCATGGTAATGGACGTGTATAGACAAGGTCTATAACATAACATTGATCgacaaaaggaaataaagaaagacTGGCTACAATGGATAAAACAATTGGCACATACGAAGAGAAATAAATCCAAATGGGCAAAAGATATAAAGAGAAGTGGTTCGTATGTGTTTGGGTCAGAAGactcaatatatattgaatgCCCACGTTTTGATAAAGCCATATAACCAAAGTATATCCGTTGGACATTAAAAGGACCTGCAAGTAAAGCTTTATTGCAGACTATAAAGTCCATCCGAGCATCGTTCGAAGCGCCATCAGTCCGACCAAGACATGGAGTGATCAGCATCAAAGATGTACATCCTGACCACATCTTTATGGAGTTCCAAAGACATCAAGACGTCCAACATTCACTAGTTCATTCAAGGAGAATCCAGTTGATCATCTTCACCAAGTCACATGCAGCTTCAACGTTCAGGAAGACTCGGATACCAGATGGAATGTGTCTACTaaagtgatgcattcatcagggggagttcatgtgttgtactctttttcctgtccatggtttcccattttgccacattggttttgaggttttccaggagaggttttaatgaggcaacattaagcatgcaacgaaccagtaccggatgtgtcgatcaagggggagtgttatgtaccagattgtgatcgacataaccggaccgaccaggaccgtaccgaccgcaggagataatgcttatcgactgttgtacttatccacttaggataaacacgacctgatgtatatatatatgtaagacccctggtcgagattaataatagaaacaaGTTTCCCCACTTAGTTTTACAACAGTTTTCACGAATTTGTATTTAAACCATTTTTCTCTAAATCTTTTGGGCTAAACTAATTGGCCTCTAAAAGACACGTGAtatatcgttttttttttgtgatataTCGTTGTTGTCGATCActaataagtatattgtttgttgttgttgttatacATCCGAAGCTGACGCCGTATTCGTATATATTAAATTGCAATGTTTAAATTTTGTGAAgcaaattttctttatttcacTGACGACAACGATAGCTCTTTTCTTGACCAGACCAttctttgttttgctttttcttctttagttgtcttttttctttctttttagacGGTAGGTTTCACTTTAAAATCCGAGGTAGAAAAAGATTGGGGATGCGTATACTCCTTGAATATATCCTTCTCATAATTT is part of the Raphanus sativus cultivar WK10039 chromosome 5, ASM80110v3, whole genome shotgun sequence genome and harbors:
- the LOC108861182 gene encoding egg cell-secreted protein 1.5 — protein: MATHTASKLSLLTFLTVSYLISTVHIIIIAEARNLLTATVAADHSGAGNLIECWNAALELKSCTDEIVKFFISRNGTAEPGVSAGIDKDCCGAIGLIVKECRSVMFTSLGLTTMEGNMISEYCGFQAEKPIFSPSPSPETLVLSPV